One window from the genome of Streptomyces cadmiisoli encodes:
- a CDS encoding alkaline phosphatase PhoX, protein MSFTRRDFARTTVITGAGVALAGSVGVLATAPGALASTETETADDVSPAGHGGLGYGPLLPDPDGILALPAGFSYRILTHAGRTRLESGEFTPADHDGTAAFDGPRGTTLLVNNHEMDGPRSDHEHPVPLAEGLVYDPAAPGGCTVVEVRPDGRVAEWVGIAGTANNCAGGSTPWGTWLTCEENADRAGENGMTKDHGYVFEVDPGDRRANRVPEPLKFFGRYEHEAVVIDPKRGHAYLTEDADEPNGLFYRWTPPKGFEHGPRRFRALADDAGVLQAPKCYNSGGRFVDDLARATKVGTVYGVDWVDVPDRDARTVPVREQFGPGEVTRARKLEGMWWGDGGAYLVSSYAREESPARHDGQVWFYDPKRRTLTLKVLLGVNPDPSADGAFDGPDNITVSPYGGLIIAEDGEGVQHLFGATDSGRTYPVARNELNIGTEEEPEYSEFTGVTFSPDGKTLYANIQEPGIMLAVTGPWKRQRR, encoded by the coding sequence ATGTCGTTCACCCGCAGGGACTTCGCCAGAACCACCGTGATCACCGGGGCCGGGGTGGCCCTGGCGGGCAGCGTCGGCGTCCTCGCCACCGCGCCGGGCGCCCTCGCGTCCACGGAGACGGAGACCGCCGACGACGTGTCCCCGGCCGGGCACGGCGGCCTCGGCTACGGTCCACTGCTGCCGGACCCCGACGGCATCCTCGCGCTGCCCGCCGGGTTCTCGTACCGGATCCTCACCCACGCGGGCCGGACCAGGCTGGAGTCGGGCGAGTTCACCCCCGCCGACCACGACGGCACCGCCGCCTTCGACGGCCCGCGCGGCACCACGCTCCTGGTCAACAACCACGAGATGGACGGCCCCCGCTCCGACCACGAGCACCCCGTCCCGCTCGCCGAGGGCCTGGTCTACGACCCCGCCGCTCCCGGCGGCTGCACCGTCGTCGAGGTGCGCCCCGACGGCCGGGTCGCCGAGTGGGTCGGCATCGCCGGCACCGCCAACAACTGCGCCGGCGGCAGCACCCCGTGGGGCACCTGGCTGACCTGCGAGGAGAACGCCGACCGGGCCGGCGAGAACGGCATGACCAAGGACCACGGCTACGTCTTCGAGGTCGACCCCGGCGACCGGCGCGCCAACCGCGTCCCGGAGCCGCTGAAGTTCTTCGGCCGCTACGAGCACGAGGCCGTCGTCATCGACCCGAAGCGCGGCCACGCCTACCTCACCGAGGACGCCGACGAGCCCAACGGCCTCTTCTACCGCTGGACCCCGCCGAAGGGCTTCGAGCACGGCCCCCGCAGGTTCCGCGCCCTCGCCGACGACGCCGGTGTCCTCCAGGCGCCCAAGTGCTACAACTCCGGCGGCCGCTTCGTCGACGACCTCGCCCGGGCCACCAAGGTCGGCACCGTCTACGGCGTCGACTGGGTCGACGTCCCCGACCGGGACGCGAGGACGGTCCCCGTGCGCGAGCAGTTCGGGCCCGGCGAGGTCACCCGCGCCCGGAAGCTGGAGGGCATGTGGTGGGGGGACGGCGGCGCGTACCTCGTTTCCTCCTACGCCCGTGAGGAGAGCCCCGCCCGGCACGACGGCCAGGTCTGGTTCTACGACCCCAAGCGCCGCACGCTCACCCTGAAGGTCCTGCTGGGCGTGAACCCCGACCCCTCGGCGGACGGCGCCTTCGACGGCCCCGACAACATCACCGTCTCGCCGTACGGCGGCCTGATCATCGCCGAGGACGGAGAGGGCGTCCAGCATCTGTTCGGGGCGACCGACAGCGGCCGGACGTACCCCGTCGCACGCAACGAGCTGAACATCGGCACCGAGGAGGAGCCCGAGTACAGCGAGTTCACCGGCGTGACGTTCTCACCCGACGGAAAGACGCTCTACGCCAACATCCAGGAGCCCGGCATCATGCTCGCCGTCACGGGGCCGTGGAAGCGGCAGCGGCGGTGA
- a CDS encoding TerD family protein translates to MTPGSNIPLPTARVTVDVAAPVRLDVSGLLLTADGKVRSDDDFIFYNQPAGPGVTYRSGGGAAPDAITVDTTALPPGIEKIVVTASPDAAGQTFQGVEPTATIRNADDNGVLATFTPPQLGTETALVVVEIYLRNGAWKARAVGQGYADGLAGIATDFGVSVEEPAPPAAPQQPLTPPPAPVQPPAAPPAPAVDPRLAAPPAPPVPPAPAPGAGKINLDKGRVSLQKNQTVSLMKGGRPLLSQVKMGLGWEPAYRGKDIDLDASVIAYGPQRNHIDSCYFGKLQIVGGSIRHSGDNLTGEGGGDDEVITVDLGRLPQEVSGLVFTVNSFSGQKFTEVAKAYCRLMDAATGEELVRFDLTNAEAQTGVMMAKLIRQYSGEWEMTAMGDFVKARTVRNMVKPAAQAL, encoded by the coding sequence ATGACCCCCGGCTCGAACATCCCTCTCCCCACCGCCCGTGTGACGGTGGACGTCGCCGCCCCGGTGCGGCTCGACGTATCGGGCCTGCTGCTCACCGCCGACGGCAAGGTGCGCTCCGACGACGACTTCATCTTCTACAACCAGCCCGCCGGCCCCGGTGTGACCTACCGCTCGGGAGGCGGCGCCGCCCCCGACGCCATCACGGTGGACACCACCGCCCTGCCCCCGGGCATCGAGAAGATCGTCGTCACCGCGAGCCCGGACGCCGCGGGCCAGACCTTCCAGGGCGTCGAACCGACGGCCACGATCCGCAACGCGGACGACAACGGCGTCCTGGCCACGTTCACACCCCCGCAGCTCGGCACCGAGACGGCACTCGTGGTCGTGGAGATCTATCTGCGCAACGGCGCCTGGAAGGCCCGCGCGGTGGGCCAGGGATACGCCGACGGTCTGGCCGGCATCGCCACCGACTTCGGTGTCAGCGTGGAGGAGCCCGCCCCGCCGGCCGCCCCGCAGCAGCCGCTGACCCCGCCTCCGGCCCCGGTGCAGCCCCCGGCGGCCCCGCCCGCCCCCGCCGTGGACCCGCGCCTGGCCGCTCCCCCGGCCCCGCCCGTCCCGCCGGCCCCCGCGCCCGGCGCCGGGAAGATCAACCTCGACAAGGGCCGGGTCAGCCTCCAGAAGAACCAGACCGTCTCCCTGATGAAGGGCGGCCGCCCGCTGCTCTCCCAGGTCAAGATGGGCCTCGGCTGGGAGCCCGCGTACCGCGGCAAGGACATCGACCTGGACGCCTCCGTCATCGCGTACGGCCCGCAGCGCAACCACATCGACAGCTGCTACTTCGGCAAGCTCCAGATCGTGGGCGGCTCGATCCGCCACTCCGGTGACAACCTCACCGGTGAGGGCGGTGGCGACGACGAGGTGATCACCGTCGACCTCGGCCGGCTCCCGCAGGAGGTCAGCGGCCTGGTCTTCACCGTGAACTCCTTCTCCGGCCAGAAGTTCACCGAGGTCGCCAAGGCCTACTGCCGGCTGATGGACGCCGCCACCGGCGAGGAGCTGGTCCGCTTCGACCTCACCAACGCCGAGGCGCAGACCGGCGTGATGATGGCCAAGCTGATCCGTCAGTACTCCGGCGAGTGGGAGATGACCGCGATGGGCGACTTCGTCAAGGCCCGCACGGTCCGCAACATGGTCAAGCCCGCCGCCCAGGCCCTCTGA
- a CDS encoding zinc-dependent alcohol dehydrogenase family protein has translation MKAAVIESVGRAVVAEVPDPTPGPREVVVEVAACGLCGTDLHILQGEFAPKLPIVPGHEFAGEVVAVGAQVTEVSRGDRVAVDPSLYCHECRYCRTGHNNLCERWAAIGVTTAGGAAQYAVAPVANCVKLPEHIRTQDAALVEPLSCAVRGYDVLRSRLGSHVLIYGSGTMGLMMLELAKRTGAASVDMVDVNPARLETARRLGVSASAANADELDRPQGWDVVVDATGNAAAIQDGLDRVAKAGTFLQFGVADYATRVTIDPYRIYNQEITITGSMAVLHSFERAAELFAAGVLDPEVFISDRLPLTSYPQALDQFAAGVGRKIVVVP, from the coding sequence ATGAAGGCCGCCGTCATCGAGTCCGTGGGCCGGGCCGTCGTCGCCGAGGTCCCGGACCCGACGCCGGGCCCGCGCGAGGTCGTCGTGGAGGTCGCCGCGTGCGGCCTGTGCGGTACGGATCTGCACATCCTCCAGGGCGAGTTCGCGCCGAAGCTGCCGATCGTGCCCGGACACGAGTTCGCGGGCGAGGTCGTGGCCGTGGGCGCCCAGGTCACCGAGGTGTCGCGGGGCGACCGGGTCGCGGTGGACCCGTCGCTGTACTGCCACGAGTGCCGGTACTGCCGCACGGGCCACAACAACCTCTGCGAGCGGTGGGCCGCGATCGGCGTGACCACGGCGGGCGGCGCCGCGCAGTACGCGGTGGCACCGGTGGCGAACTGCGTGAAGCTCCCCGAGCACATCCGCACCCAGGACGCCGCCCTGGTCGAGCCGCTGTCCTGCGCGGTGCGCGGCTACGACGTCCTGCGCTCCCGGCTGGGATCCCATGTGCTGATCTACGGCTCGGGCACGATGGGCCTGATGATGCTGGAGCTGGCCAAACGCACGGGCGCGGCGAGCGTGGACATGGTGGACGTGAACCCGGCCCGCCTGGAGACCGCGCGGCGGCTCGGTGTCTCGGCGTCCGCGGCGAACGCCGACGAGCTGGACCGTCCGCAGGGCTGGGACGTGGTCGTCGACGCGACGGGCAACGCGGCGGCGATCCAGGACGGTCTGGACCGGGTGGCGAAGGCCGGCACGTTCCTCCAGTTCGGTGTGGCCGACTACGCGACCCGTGTCACGATCGACCCGTACCGGATCTACAACCAGGAGATCACCATCACCGGCTCGATGGCGGTCCTGCACAGCTTCGAGCGGGCCGCCGAACTCTTCGCGGCGGGCGTCCTCGACCCCGAGGTCTTCATCAGCGACCGGCTGCCCCTGACCAGCTATCCGCAGGCCCTGGACCAGTTCGCGGCGGGCGTCGGCAGGAAGATCGTCGTGGTCCCGTAG
- a CDS encoding carbohydrate ABC transporter permease, with protein MSDTAVRVRRKGVGLGLVAWLAGIVFFLPIAWMALTSFHSEADAATNPPSFTAALTLDGYREFFGTDGGASPWPSLINSTVASVGSTALVLLLALPAAYALSVRRVRKWTDVLFFFLSTKMLPVVAGLLPVYLFAKNAGLLDNVWLLVVLYTSMNLPIAVWMMQSFLAEVPVAVIEAARVDGARLPTVLARVIAPMALPGIAATALICFIFSWNELLFARVLTGVVAETAPVFLTGFITSQGLFLAKVCAASLVISLPVLAAGFAAQDKLVQGLSLGAVK; from the coding sequence ATGAGCGACACCGCCGTACGCGTCCGCCGCAAGGGCGTCGGCCTGGGCCTGGTGGCCTGGCTGGCCGGAATCGTCTTCTTCCTGCCCATCGCGTGGATGGCGCTGACGTCCTTCCACTCCGAGGCGGACGCCGCCACCAACCCGCCGTCCTTCACGGCCGCGCTCACCCTGGACGGCTACCGCGAGTTCTTCGGCACCGACGGCGGGGCGAGCCCCTGGCCGTCGCTGATCAACTCGACGGTGGCGTCGGTCGGCTCGACCGCGCTGGTGCTGCTGCTGGCACTCCCCGCCGCCTACGCGCTGTCCGTCCGCCGGGTGCGCAAGTGGACCGACGTCCTGTTCTTCTTCCTGTCCACGAAGATGCTGCCGGTCGTGGCGGGCCTGCTGCCCGTCTACCTGTTCGCCAAGAACGCCGGGCTGCTGGACAACGTCTGGCTGCTGGTCGTCCTGTACACCTCGATGAACCTGCCGATCGCGGTGTGGATGATGCAGTCGTTCCTGGCCGAGGTGCCCGTGGCGGTGATCGAGGCCGCCCGGGTGGACGGCGCCCGGCTGCCCACGGTCCTGGCCCGGGTGATCGCCCCGATGGCTCTGCCCGGCATCGCCGCGACCGCGCTGATCTGCTTCATCTTCAGCTGGAACGAGCTGCTGTTCGCCCGGGTCCTGACCGGGGTGGTGGCCGAGACCGCGCCCGTCTTCCTGACCGGCTTCATCACCAGCCAGGGGCTGTTCCTGGCGAAGGTGTGCGCCGCGTCGCTCGTCATCTCCCTGCCGGTGCTCGCCGCGGGGTTCGCCGCCCAGGACAAGCTGGTCCAGGGCCTGTCGTTGGGAGCCGTGAAATGA
- a CDS encoding carbohydrate ABC transporter permease: MTATTTAPVASPSAPAGRREPSARLRAWATRAPLLPALIFMIAVTQLPFVATLVISFFDWNSLYPDARRFTGLDNYRQVLTDADLRSSVWTTVLLTVTVVLVSLVLGLLLALLLDRRFKGRSVVRTLLIAPFLVVPVAAALLWKHVLYNPEYGLLNGLLHYVGGPQPDWISSTPLLAVEASLVWQWTPFMMLIILAGLQSRDPQQIEAARVDGASDWQVFRHLTLPHLRRYLELGALLGSIYIVQNFDAVFTITSGGLGTANLPYTVYQSFYQAHENGLASAAGVLVVIGSIIIATFALRVVSSLFREEGSRA; encoded by the coding sequence ATGACCGCCACCACCACGGCCCCCGTGGCCTCCCCGTCCGCGCCCGCCGGGCGGCGCGAACCGTCGGCCCGGCTGCGCGCCTGGGCGACCCGCGCCCCGCTGCTGCCCGCCCTGATCTTCATGATCGCCGTGACCCAGCTGCCGTTCGTGGCCACGCTGGTGATCTCCTTCTTCGACTGGAACTCCCTTTATCCCGACGCCCGCCGCTTCACCGGCCTCGACAACTACCGGCAGGTCCTGACCGACGCCGACCTGCGCAGCTCGGTGTGGACGACGGTGCTGCTGACGGTGACCGTCGTGCTGGTCAGCCTGGTCCTCGGCCTGCTGCTGGCGCTGCTGCTGGACCGCCGGTTCAAGGGCCGGAGTGTCGTCCGGACGCTGCTGATCGCGCCGTTCCTCGTCGTCCCCGTCGCGGCGGCGCTGCTGTGGAAGCACGTCCTGTACAACCCCGAGTACGGCCTGTTGAACGGCCTGCTGCACTACGTCGGCGGACCGCAGCCGGACTGGATCTCCTCCACACCGCTGCTCGCGGTCGAGGCGTCCCTGGTCTGGCAGTGGACCCCGTTCATGATGCTGATCATCCTGGCCGGCCTGCAGAGCCGCGACCCCCAGCAGATCGAGGCCGCCCGGGTCGACGGCGCGAGCGACTGGCAGGTGTTCCGCCATCTCACCCTCCCGCACCTGCGCCGCTACCTGGAACTCGGCGCCCTGCTCGGCTCGATCTACATCGTCCAGAACTTCGACGCGGTGTTCACCATCACGTCCGGCGGGCTGGGCACGGCGAACCTCCCCTACACCGTCTACCAGAGCTTCTACCAGGCCCACGAGAACGGCCTCGCCTCGGCCGCGGGCGTGCTGGTGGTCATCGGCTCGATCATCATCGCGACCTTCGCGCTGCGCGTCGTGTCGTCCCTGTTCCGTGAGGAGGGGTCCCGCGCATGA
- a CDS encoding ABC transporter substrate-binding protein, whose product MRTQSRRRPRATLAAAAAGTLLAPLLSGCWVGAGGSGSGGDSLNVLMVNNPQMVELQKLTAAHFTKDTGIEVNFTVLPENDVRDKISQDFANQAGQYDVATLSNYEIPIYARNGWLHEMDSYVARDPGYDEQDVLKPMRESLTGDDGKLYGQPFYGESSFLMYRKDVFAAQGLTMPEHPTWTQIADLAARADGAEPGMKGICLRGLPGWGEVMAPLTTVVNTFGGTWFDEDWTARLDSPEWEKATKFYVGLVREHGQSGAAQSGFAECLNNMTQGKVAMWYDATSAAGSLESADSPVRGKVGYAPAPVERTESSGWLYTWAWGIQNASRNTDKAWQFVSWASGKEYEQLVGDKVGWSDVPAGKRASTYRNADYRKEAAAFQEMTKEAIEGARPRDPGVQPRPAPGIQFVGIPEFTDLGTKVSQEISAAVAGRQSVDEALKKSQQLAERISEEYEGR is encoded by the coding sequence ATGCGAACCCAGAGCCGACGGAGGCCGCGAGCCACACTCGCCGCGGCCGCCGCAGGGACGCTGCTCGCCCCGCTGCTCTCCGGCTGCTGGGTCGGTGCGGGCGGGTCCGGGTCCGGCGGCGACTCCCTCAACGTCCTGATGGTCAACAACCCCCAGATGGTCGAGCTCCAGAAGCTCACCGCCGCCCACTTCACCAAGGACACCGGCATCGAGGTCAACTTCACCGTCCTGCCGGAGAACGACGTCCGCGACAAGATCAGCCAGGACTTCGCCAACCAGGCGGGCCAGTACGACGTGGCCACCCTGTCCAACTACGAGATACCCATCTACGCCCGCAACGGCTGGCTGCACGAGATGGACTCCTACGTCGCGCGGGACCCGGGCTACGACGAGCAGGACGTCCTCAAGCCCATGCGCGAGTCGCTGACCGGCGACGACGGCAAGCTCTACGGCCAGCCGTTCTACGGCGAGTCCTCCTTCCTCATGTACCGCAAGGACGTGTTCGCCGCGCAGGGCCTGACGATGCCCGAGCACCCCACCTGGACGCAGATCGCCGACCTCGCCGCCCGCGCTGACGGCGCCGAGCCCGGCATGAAGGGCATCTGCCTGCGCGGACTGCCCGGCTGGGGCGAGGTCATGGCCCCGCTGACGACCGTGGTGAACACCTTCGGCGGCACCTGGTTCGACGAGGACTGGACGGCGCGGCTCGACTCCCCCGAGTGGGAGAAGGCGACGAAGTTCTACGTCGGCCTGGTACGTGAGCACGGCCAGTCCGGCGCCGCCCAGTCCGGCTTCGCCGAATGCCTGAACAACATGACCCAGGGCAAGGTCGCCATGTGGTACGACGCCACGTCCGCGGCCGGCTCCCTGGAGTCCGCCGACTCCCCCGTCCGGGGCAAGGTCGGCTACGCCCCCGCGCCCGTGGAGCGGACCGAGTCCTCCGGCTGGCTCTACACCTGGGCCTGGGGCATCCAGAACGCCTCCCGCAACACCGACAAGGCCTGGCAGTTCGTCTCCTGGGCCTCCGGCAAGGAGTACGAGCAGTTGGTCGGCGACAAGGTCGGCTGGTCCGACGTACCCGCGGGCAAGCGGGCGTCGACGTACCGGAACGCCGACTACCGCAAGGAGGCCGCCGCCTTCCAGGAGATGACGAAGGAGGCCATCGAGGGAGCGCGTCCGCGTGACCCCGGTGTGCAGCCGCGCCCCGCGCCCGGCATCCAGTTCGTCGGCATCCCCGAGTTCACCGACCTCGGCACCAAGGTCTCCCAGGAGATCAGCGCGGCCGTCGCCGGACGCCAGTCCGTCGACGAGGCCCTGAAGAAGTCCCAGCAGCTCGCCGAGCGCATCTCCGAGGAGTACGAGGGACGATGA
- a CDS encoding DeoR/GlpR family DNA-binding transcription regulator, producing MGTRTAEERQREIVRAARAAGSVDVTALAAQLGVARETVRRDLRALEDHGLIRRTHGGAYPVESAGFETTLAFRATSHVPEKRRIATAAAELLGDAETVFVDEGFTPQLIAEALPRGRPLTVVTASLPVAGALAEADGFSVLLLGGRVRSGTLATVDHWTTKMLAGFVVDLAYIGANGISREHGLTTPDPAVGEVKAQAVRAARRTVFAGVHTKFGAVSFCRFAEIGALEAIVTSTLLPAAEAHRYSLLGPQVIRV from the coding sequence ATGGGCACGAGGACGGCGGAGGAACGCCAGCGGGAGATCGTGCGGGCCGCGCGCGCCGCCGGATCGGTCGACGTCACCGCGCTCGCCGCCCAACTGGGCGTGGCCAGGGAGACCGTACGACGGGATCTGCGCGCCCTGGAGGACCACGGCCTGATCCGCCGCACCCATGGCGGCGCCTACCCCGTGGAGAGCGCCGGCTTCGAGACGACGCTCGCCTTCCGCGCCACCAGCCATGTGCCCGAGAAGCGGCGGATCGCGACCGCCGCGGCCGAACTGCTCGGGGACGCCGAGACGGTCTTCGTCGACGAGGGCTTCACCCCGCAGCTCATCGCCGAGGCACTGCCCAGGGGCCGCCCGCTGACCGTGGTCACCGCCTCCCTGCCGGTCGCGGGCGCGCTCGCCGAGGCCGACGGCTTCTCCGTGCTGCTGCTCGGCGGCCGGGTGCGCTCCGGCACGCTGGCGACCGTCGACCACTGGACGACCAAGATGCTCGCCGGCTTCGTCGTCGACCTCGCCTACATCGGCGCCAACGGCATCTCCCGGGAACACGGTCTGACCACACCCGACCCCGCCGTCGGCGAGGTCAAGGCGCAGGCGGTGCGGGCCGCGCGGCGCACCGTCTTCGCGGGCGTGCACACCAAGTTCGGAGCGGTCAGCTTCTGCCGGTTCGCGGAGATCGGCGCGCTGGAGGCGATCGTCACGAGCACGCTGCTCCCCGCGGCGGAGGCGCACCGCTACTCACTGCTGGGCCCGCAGGTCATCCGCGTCTGA
- a CDS encoding NAD-dependent epimerase/dehydratase family protein — translation MPAPRTVLLTGAAGGLGTLMRELLPKYGYRLRLLDLRPVEGEPDAITADLADKEALREAVRGVDAIVHLAGISLEAPFEKILKANIEGTYNLYEAARQEDIGRIVFASSNHAVGFTPRPRGDDPLIPIDTPRRPDTFYGLSKSFGEDLAQFYWDKHGVETVSVRIGSCFPEPTSVRMLSVWMSPADGARLFHAALTAENVGHTVVHGSSANTRLWWDLSSARALGYEPQDDSEPYAAKLVAEHGELDPADPAHACLGGHFVTDPPIWPY, via the coding sequence ATGCCCGCTCCCCGCACCGTTCTGCTCACCGGCGCCGCAGGCGGCCTCGGCACCCTGATGCGGGAGTTGCTCCCGAAGTACGGCTACCGGCTGCGCCTGCTCGACCTGCGCCCCGTCGAGGGCGAACCGGACGCGATCACCGCGGACCTCGCCGACAAGGAGGCCCTGCGCGAGGCCGTGCGCGGTGTCGACGCGATCGTCCACCTCGCGGGCATCTCCCTGGAAGCCCCGTTCGAGAAGATCCTCAAGGCGAACATCGAGGGCACCTACAACCTGTACGAGGCCGCGCGCCAGGAGGACATCGGGCGGATCGTCTTCGCCTCCTCCAACCACGCGGTCGGCTTCACCCCCCGCCCCCGGGGCGACGACCCGCTGATCCCGATCGACACCCCGCGCCGCCCGGACACCTTCTACGGGCTGTCCAAGTCCTTCGGCGAGGACCTCGCGCAGTTCTACTGGGACAAGCACGGCGTCGAGACCGTCTCGGTGCGCATCGGCTCCTGCTTCCCCGAGCCCACCAGCGTGCGGATGCTCTCCGTCTGGATGAGCCCCGCGGACGGAGCGCGCCTGTTCCACGCGGCCCTGACCGCCGAGAACGTCGGCCACACCGTCGTCCACGGCTCCTCCGCCAACACCCGCCTGTGGTGGGACCTGTCCAGCGCACGCGCCCTCGGCTACGAACCGCAGGACGACTCCGAGCCGTACGCGGCGAAGCTGGTCGCCGAGCACGGTGAACTCGACCCGGCCGATCCGGCCCACGCCTGCCTGGGCGGCCACTTCGTGACCGACCCCCCGATCTGGCCCTACTGA
- a CDS encoding 5-dehydro-4-deoxyglucarate dehydratase, which translates to MTSAPLPDRLSVPSGPLFFPVTAYGPDGSVNLDVYRAHVRRGVEAGAAAVFACCGTGEFHALTPEEYEACVAAAVEETAGRVPVVAGAGYGTALAVRFARLAARAGADGLLAMPPYLVVAGQEGLLRHYRELAAATELPVVVYQRDNAVFTPGTVVELARTDGIIGLKDGLGDLDLMQRTVSAVRGEVPGDFLYFNGLPTAELTQLAYRGIGITLYSSAVFCFVPEIALAFHRALETGDRATVHRLLDGFYRPFVELRALGRGYAVSLVKAGVRLRGLDVGEVRPPLHEPAEEHLKQLSEVIERGCALLEEDA; encoded by the coding sequence GTGACGTCAGCACCGCTCCCCGACCGGCTCAGCGTCCCCAGCGGGCCGCTGTTCTTCCCGGTCACCGCCTACGGACCCGACGGCTCCGTGAACCTCGACGTCTACCGCGCCCATGTCCGCCGCGGCGTGGAGGCCGGCGCCGCCGCGGTCTTCGCGTGCTGCGGCACCGGAGAGTTCCACGCGCTCACCCCCGAGGAGTACGAGGCGTGTGTGGCGGCGGCGGTCGAGGAGACCGCGGGACGGGTCCCCGTAGTGGCCGGCGCCGGATACGGGACCGCGCTCGCCGTGCGCTTCGCGCGCCTCGCGGCCCGCGCCGGAGCGGATGGTCTGCTCGCCATGCCGCCGTACCTCGTCGTCGCCGGGCAGGAGGGACTGCTGCGGCACTACCGGGAGCTCGCGGCGGCCACCGAGCTGCCGGTCGTCGTCTACCAGCGCGACAACGCCGTGTTCACACCCGGCACCGTCGTCGAACTCGCCCGCACGGACGGGATCATCGGGCTCAAGGACGGACTCGGCGACCTGGACCTGATGCAGCGGACCGTCAGCGCCGTCCGCGGCGAGGTCCCCGGCGACTTCCTCTACTTCAACGGGCTGCCGACCGCCGAGCTGACCCAGCTCGCCTACCGCGGCATCGGCATCACGCTCTACTCCTCCGCCGTGTTCTGCTTCGTCCCGGAGATCGCCCTCGCCTTCCACCGCGCCCTGGAAACCGGTGACCGGGCCACCGTGCACCGCCTGCTCGACGGCTTCTACCGGCCGTTCGTCGAACTGCGCGCCCTGGGCCGCGGCTACGCCGTCTCCCTGGTCAAGGCCGGCGTGCGGCTGCGCGGCCTCGACGTGGGCGAGGTCCGGCCACCGCTGCACGAACCGGCGGAGGAGCACCTCAAGCAGCTCTCCGAGGTGATCGAGCGCGGCTGCGCGCTGCTGGAGGAGGACGCGTGA
- a CDS encoding MFS transporter → MLRQRDAGLYLVGVVVSGFGTSALWLASGVWVKDLTGSDPLAALCLLAMWAPTLAGPLLGTLADRVRRRPLLIGTNLVMAALLLTLVTVEAPGDLWLLFAVLPAYGAAGVVHDAAESALVVSAVGPALLGDFNGLRMTATEGTKLVAPLAGAGLYAAYGGAGVALLDALTFVLAAALYAALRVHDSPPPPRGTVRRARTAEGVRHLWAHPGLRLLVPAGGATMLCAGVNGALVYAVVEGLGHAPAYAGVLAAVQGAGSVAAGLASGPALRRLGERRFAAAGIALTAVAVALRAVPSDPVAWVSGAAIGAGLPCVLIAALTAVQRATPDALLGRTAATASTLMYAPNVFGLALGAALVALVDHRPVLVVLGVVLLVVAVQPALRAARTDSRSSSEANPA, encoded by the coding sequence CTGCTGCGGCAGCGCGACGCGGGGCTGTACCTGGTGGGCGTGGTGGTCTCCGGCTTCGGCACGTCGGCCCTGTGGCTGGCGTCCGGGGTGTGGGTGAAGGACCTGACGGGCTCGGACCCGCTGGCCGCGCTGTGCCTGCTCGCCATGTGGGCGCCGACCCTGGCCGGCCCGCTGCTGGGCACGCTCGCCGACCGGGTCCGCCGCCGCCCCCTGCTGATCGGCACGAACCTGGTCATGGCGGCCCTGCTGCTCACCCTCGTCACCGTCGAGGCGCCGGGGGACCTGTGGCTGCTGTTCGCGGTCCTGCCGGCGTACGGCGCCGCGGGCGTCGTGCACGACGCCGCGGAGTCGGCGCTGGTCGTCTCCGCCGTGGGACCGGCCCTGCTCGGCGACTTCAACGGGCTGCGCATGACCGCGACCGAGGGCACGAAGCTGGTCGCGCCACTGGCCGGGGCGGGTCTCTACGCGGCGTACGGCGGGGCGGGCGTGGCCCTGCTGGACGCGCTCACCTTCGTCCTCGCCGCGGCCCTGTACGCCGCGCTGCGGGTCCACGACTCCCCTCCCCCGCCGCGCGGCACGGTACGGCGCGCCCGGACGGCGGAGGGCGTCCGGCATCTGTGGGCCCACCCCGGGCTGCGCCTGCTGGTGCCGGCGGGCGGCGCGACGATGCTGTGCGCGGGTGTCAACGGCGCCCTGGTGTACGCCGTCGTCGAGGGCCTCGGGCACGCCCCGGCCTACGCCGGGGTGCTCGCCGCGGTGCAGGGCGCGGGGTCGGTGGCGGCCGGGCTGGCGTCCGGGCCCGCCCTGCGACGGCTCGGCGAACGCCGGTTCGCGGCGGCCGGGATCGCGCTGACCGCCGTCGCGGTGGCGCTGCGGGCGGTGCCGTCGGACCCGGTGGCGTGGGTGAGCGGCGCGGCGATCGGCGCGGGCCTGCCGTGCGTGCTGATCGCCGCGCTCACCGCGGTGCAGCGGGCGACACCGGACGCCCTGCTCGGCCGTACGGCCGCGACGGCGAGCACCCTGATGTACGCGCCGAACGTGTTCGGGCTGGCGCTGGGTGCCGCCCTGGTCGCTCTGGTCGACCACCGGCCGGTGCTGGTGGTGCTGGGCGTGGTGCTGCTGGTGGTGGCGGTTCAGCCGGCCCTGAGAGCGGCCCGCACCGACTCCAGGTCGTCGTCCGAGGCCAACCCGGCGTGA